The following coding sequences are from one Arthrobacter sp. 24S4-2 window:
- a CDS encoding Gfo/Idh/MocA family oxidoreductase, whose translation MSTEPTPRTGAGKRTIRTAVAGFGLSGRVFHAPLIAANPAYSLDVISTSDAGRQAEASASYPGVRLVDTPAGIIALAGDLDLIVLGTPPATHFPLAKAALEAGLDVVVDKPFAVRSAEGQELMELAARLGRVLTVFQNRRWDGDYLTVKGLLDSGALGTVTRFESRFERWAPEVSKAWKADATADDGGGVLFDLGTHLLDQALQLFGPAAVAHVELRARRPGERTDDDVFVALQHDSGVTSHLWMNMLCAQQGPRYRLLGSEGGFTKHGVDPQEPYIVAGGGPLDEEYGIEDGEWAGSLGRDGHLDRLSTERGAYPEFYRILADKINDGGASSPLPLPVDPAGPIEVLKLIEKARELVAERATA comes from the coding sequence ATGAGCACAGAACCAACTCCCCGCACGGGCGCGGGAAAACGCACGATCCGCACTGCAGTGGCAGGCTTCGGACTGTCCGGCCGGGTGTTCCATGCGCCGCTGATCGCCGCCAACCCGGCGTACTCGCTGGACGTGATATCCACGTCAGACGCGGGGCGGCAGGCTGAGGCATCCGCAAGCTACCCTGGCGTGCGGCTCGTGGACACCCCGGCCGGCATCATCGCGCTCGCCGGCGACCTCGACCTCATAGTCCTCGGGACTCCGCCGGCCACGCACTTTCCGCTGGCCAAGGCCGCGCTCGAGGCAGGCCTCGACGTCGTGGTCGACAAGCCGTTTGCGGTGCGCAGCGCCGAAGGGCAGGAACTGATGGAACTCGCCGCCCGGCTGGGCCGCGTGCTGACGGTGTTCCAGAACCGCCGCTGGGACGGGGACTACCTCACGGTGAAAGGTCTGCTGGACAGCGGCGCCCTGGGCACTGTCACCCGGTTTGAATCACGGTTCGAACGCTGGGCCCCGGAAGTCTCCAAAGCCTGGAAGGCCGATGCCACGGCCGACGACGGCGGCGGGGTCCTGTTCGACCTCGGCACCCACCTCCTGGACCAGGCCCTTCAGCTGTTCGGACCGGCCGCCGTCGCACACGTGGAACTGCGGGCCCGGCGGCCGGGAGAAAGGACAGACGACGACGTGTTCGTGGCCCTGCAGCACGATTCCGGTGTGACCAGCCACCTGTGGATGAACATGCTGTGTGCCCAGCAGGGCCCGCGGTACCGGCTGCTGGGGTCGGAGGGTGGCTTCACCAAGCACGGCGTGGATCCGCAGGAGCCCTACATCGTGGCCGGGGGCGGCCCCCTGGACGAGGAGTACGGTATCGAGGACGGCGAATGGGCCGGTTCCCTGGGGCGCGACGGGCACCTGGACCGGTTGTCCACCGAACGCGGGGCCTATCCGGAGTTCTACCGGATCCTTGCGGACAAGATCAACGACGGCGGCGCATCCTCGCCGCTGCCCCTCCCGGTAGACCCCGCCGGCCCCATCGAAGTCCTCAAAC
- a CDS encoding ABC transporter family substrate-binding protein codes for MKNLTKIGGVAAVAAALALTGCGGGGTPSGPDAGKGQGAGSDLTKLISINAKDAKDLEQGGTVTLPLGSIGPDFNGFSNTGNSGDNTALHRPIDGAGTWGCWNFDFDGTATPNKDFCEEVKSEVKDGKQTITIKVNEKATYNDGTPIDVKTFQNTWNMLKGENKDIDVVTSGAYEFVDSVKAGSSDKEVVVTTTQPVFPLDALFAGLIHPAVNTPEIFNTGFTGEMHPEWMAGPFKVDKYDSAAKTVTLARNDKWWGAKPVLDKVVFRQLETSASVAAFKNGEIDGVSANTIALYKQLDGTKNSEVRRGQRLFAGGLNLNAQKAPLTDVAIRKAIFAAVDREALRKVRFNGLNWDETSSGSMMLLPFSKYYQDNYPVTETGPEAAKKVLTDAGYKPNAAGIMEKDGVPAAFKISNFGDDTTILAFAQTLQKQLQAGGMDVGIDQRASADFGKVIGSRDFFLAVSGYGVGADATDAVKQFYDSKTNENGLGDAELDAEIKKLSSIEDNTERNKAAMEVEKKHMAKYYSMGVVMNGPQISFVRSGLANYGPSLFKSASQVPDWTTIGWEKK; via the coding sequence ATGAAGAATCTGACCAAGATTGGCGGGGTGGCCGCCGTCGCGGCAGCGCTCGCGCTTACCGGCTGCGGCGGAGGCGGGACCCCCTCCGGCCCCGACGCCGGCAAAGGCCAGGGTGCCGGCAGCGACCTCACCAAGCTGATCAGCATCAACGCCAAGGACGCCAAGGACCTGGAACAGGGCGGCACCGTGACGCTTCCGCTGGGCAGCATCGGTCCGGACTTCAACGGCTTTTCCAACACCGGCAACAGTGGGGACAACACTGCGCTGCACCGTCCCATCGACGGTGCCGGGACCTGGGGCTGCTGGAACTTCGACTTCGACGGCACGGCCACGCCGAATAAGGACTTCTGCGAGGAGGTCAAGAGCGAGGTCAAGGACGGCAAGCAGACCATCACCATCAAGGTGAACGAGAAAGCCACGTACAACGACGGCACGCCGATCGACGTCAAGACCTTCCAGAACACCTGGAACATGCTCAAAGGTGAGAACAAGGACATCGACGTCGTCACCTCCGGCGCCTACGAATTCGTTGATTCCGTCAAAGCCGGGTCCAGCGACAAGGAGGTTGTGGTCACCACCACCCAGCCGGTCTTCCCGCTGGACGCCCTCTTCGCCGGCCTCATCCACCCTGCCGTGAACACGCCGGAGATCTTCAACACCGGCTTCACCGGTGAGATGCACCCGGAGTGGATGGCCGGACCGTTCAAAGTGGACAAGTACGACAGCGCCGCCAAGACCGTGACCTTGGCCCGGAACGACAAGTGGTGGGGCGCTAAGCCCGTCCTGGACAAGGTTGTCTTCCGCCAGCTGGAGACCAGCGCTTCGGTCGCCGCGTTCAAAAACGGCGAGATCGACGGCGTCTCCGCCAACACCATCGCACTGTACAAGCAGCTTGACGGCACCAAGAACTCCGAGGTCCGCCGCGGCCAGCGGCTCTTCGCAGGCGGCCTGAACCTGAACGCACAGAAGGCCCCGCTGACCGACGTTGCCATCCGCAAGGCCATCTTCGCAGCCGTGGACCGCGAAGCCCTGCGCAAGGTGCGCTTCAACGGGCTGAACTGGGATGAAACCAGCTCCGGCTCGATGATGCTGCTGCCGTTCTCCAAGTATTACCAGGACAACTACCCCGTCACGGAGACCGGTCCCGAGGCAGCCAAGAAAGTCCTGACCGACGCCGGCTACAAGCCCAACGCCGCTGGCATCATGGAGAAGGACGGTGTCCCCGCCGCCTTCAAAATCAGCAATTTCGGCGACGACACCACCATCCTGGCGTTCGCGCAGACCCTGCAGAAGCAGCTCCAGGCCGGCGGCATGGACGTAGGGATCGACCAGCGGGCCTCCGCCGACTTCGGCAAGGTGATAGGCAGCCGTGACTTCTTCCTGGCAGTTTCAGGCTACGGGGTGGGCGCCGACGCAACGGACGCCGTCAAGCAGTTCTACGACTCCAAGACCAATGAAAACGGACTCGGCGATGCCGAGCTGGATGCGGAGATCAAGAAGCTCAGCAGCATCGAGGACAACACCGAACGCAACAAGGCGGCCATGGAAGTCGAAAAGAAGCACATGGCCAAGTACTACTCCATGGGTGTGGTGATGAACGGACCGCAGATCTCGTTCGTGCGCAGTGGCCTGGCCAATTACGGCCCGTCCCTGTTCAAGAGCGCCTCGCAGGTTCCGGACTGGACCACCATCGGCTGGGAAAAGAAGTAA
- a CDS encoding ABC transporter ATP-binding protein yields the protein MSSEKLTAERLHVAGLHATGDAPADAVLSVRDLNVRFNSENGVVHAVRGVDFDLLPGKTLGIVGESGSGKSVTSLAIMGLLPTAAGITGSVRLNGTELVGLSDKAMCRYRGNDIAMVFQDPLSSLTPVYTVGHQIVEALTVHHPKMSKQATETRAVELLRMVGIPSPKDRLKAFPHEFSGGMRQRVMIAIAIANNPRVLIADEPTTALDVTIQAQVLEVLHTAQEETGAAVVMITHDLGVVAGMADDIMVMYAGKPVETGSVDEVYYSPRMPYTMGLLGAVPRVDISEKISLVPIEGIPPNLIHKPTGCSFAPRCPLVSDACLQGEPDLLPVGGPQGAGLRGSDAHKAACIRADSLGAEVEVREIFQAPAVPVSRFDAVPRLERRTVLELKDVRKHFPLLKGALIKRRIGTVKAVDGLSFDIREGECFSIVGESGCGKTTTLLEIMEFHKNQDGEVTIGGLSNKAASDARTRSAMRKELQMVFQDPTGALDPRFTVFEVLAEPLENQGMDKPAVRKRIMELMKLVGLQPDHVNRFPNQFSGGQRQRIGIARALAVNPKLVVLDEPVSALDVSVQAGVINLLDKLRAELGLSYLLVAHDLSVVRHISNRVAVMYLGKIVEIGDVDSVFDNPRHPYTRALLSAIPVPDPHLERTRERIILHGDLPSPLDAPQGCNFATRCPVFAALPAAKQEKCLTLEPPLEPLAPPQAAQVPGQNTDQAAPDQEFACFFPDGELDADMLVVREGP from the coding sequence ATGAGCAGCGAAAAATTGACCGCGGAGCGCCTCCACGTCGCCGGGCTGCACGCCACCGGCGATGCCCCGGCGGATGCAGTCCTGTCGGTCCGGGACCTGAACGTCCGGTTCAACTCGGAAAACGGCGTGGTCCACGCGGTCCGCGGCGTCGACTTCGACCTCCTTCCCGGCAAGACGCTCGGCATTGTGGGTGAGTCCGGCTCGGGCAAGTCCGTGACCTCCCTGGCCATCATGGGCCTGCTCCCCACCGCCGCCGGGATCACCGGTTCGGTGCGGCTTAACGGCACGGAACTGGTGGGCCTCAGCGACAAGGCCATGTGCCGGTACCGCGGTAACGACATCGCCATGGTTTTCCAGGACCCGCTGTCCTCCCTCACCCCGGTGTACACGGTGGGTCACCAGATCGTCGAGGCGCTGACGGTCCACCACCCGAAGATGAGCAAACAGGCCACGGAAACCCGCGCCGTGGAACTTCTTCGCATGGTGGGCATTCCCAGCCCCAAGGACCGCCTGAAGGCGTTCCCGCACGAATTCTCGGGCGGCATGCGCCAGCGCGTCATGATCGCCATTGCGATCGCCAACAACCCGCGCGTGCTCATTGCGGATGAGCCGACGACGGCGCTCGACGTCACCATTCAGGCCCAGGTGCTGGAGGTGCTGCACACCGCGCAGGAGGAAACGGGCGCCGCCGTCGTGATGATCACGCATGACCTGGGCGTGGTGGCCGGCATGGCGGACGACATCATGGTGATGTACGCGGGAAAACCGGTGGAAACCGGCAGCGTTGACGAGGTCTACTACAGCCCGCGGATGCCATACACCATGGGGCTGCTGGGGGCTGTTCCCCGCGTGGACATCTCGGAGAAGATCTCGCTGGTGCCCATCGAAGGCATTCCGCCGAACCTCATCCACAAGCCAACGGGCTGTTCCTTCGCGCCCCGCTGCCCGCTGGTTAGCGACGCCTGCCTGCAGGGGGAACCGGACCTGTTGCCGGTCGGCGGTCCGCAGGGAGCGGGCCTTCGCGGCTCCGATGCCCACAAGGCTGCCTGCATCAGGGCCGACTCCCTGGGCGCCGAAGTGGAGGTCCGCGAGATCTTCCAGGCCCCGGCCGTTCCGGTCTCCCGTTTCGACGCTGTGCCGCGGCTGGAGCGGCGAACGGTCCTGGAGCTGAAGGACGTGCGCAAACACTTTCCGCTGCTGAAGGGCGCCCTGATCAAGCGGCGGATCGGCACGGTCAAAGCCGTGGACGGGCTGAGCTTCGATATCCGCGAGGGCGAGTGCTTCTCGATCGTGGGCGAGTCCGGCTGCGGCAAGACCACCACGCTGCTGGAGATCATGGAGTTCCACAAGAACCAGGACGGTGAAGTGACCATCGGCGGCCTGAGCAACAAGGCAGCCTCCGATGCACGGACCAGGAGCGCCATGCGCAAGGAGCTCCAGATGGTGTTCCAGGACCCCACCGGCGCGCTAGACCCGCGCTTCACCGTATTCGAAGTCCTGGCCGAGCCGCTGGAAAACCAGGGCATGGACAAGCCGGCCGTCAGGAAACGGATCATGGAGCTGATGAAGCTCGTGGGCCTGCAGCCGGACCACGTCAACCGCTTCCCCAACCAGTTCTCCGGCGGCCAGCGGCAGCGGATCGGCATAGCCCGGGCCCTCGCCGTGAACCCCAAGCTCGTGGTCCTCGACGAGCCTGTTTCAGCGCTGGATGTCTCCGTGCAGGCCGGCGTCATCAACCTCCTGGACAAGCTCCGGGCCGAACTTGGCCTCAGCTACCTTCTGGTGGCGCACGATCTCTCGGTGGTGCGCCATATTTCCAACCGCGTGGCCGTGATGTACCTGGGCAAGATCGTGGAAATCGGCGACGTCGACAGCGTCTTCGACAACCCGCGGCACCCCTACACGCGGGCGCTGCTGTCCGCGATCCCGGTGCCGGACCCGCACCTGGAACGGACGCGCGAACGCATCATCCTTCACGGTGACCTCCCCTCGCCCCTGGATGCGCCCCAGGGCTGCAACTTCGCCACGCGCTGCCCCGTGTTCGCGGCCCTGCCGGCGGCAAAGCAGGAAAAATGCCTCACCCTCGAGCCGCCCCTTGAACCGCTCGCTCCACCGCAAGCGGCCCAGGTGCCGGGCCAGAACACCGACCAGGCAGCGCCGGATCAGGAGTTCGCCTGCTTCTTCCCCGACGGCGAACTAGACGCTGACATGCTGGTAGTCCGCGAAGGCCCATGA
- a CDS encoding ABC transporter permease, with translation MTNLNAIDPAAVAEEAKIENGGVVIAKSAIILRRFLRNRTAVAGLVIFLALTVLSFVGGFLSTWDKETIDPLNIAMPPSADHPLGTSQAGIDLYALMVEGMRVSILIGLVVGLVSVLIAAVYGCTMAYFGGKVDKVMLFVLEALIMMPALLVVAVATSGGGNGLRENLPSWLLLVIVLLVFSWMGTARLIRSLSMSLMQRDFVKAAQYMGIPARRIVWRHLVPNIGSLLVLDITRGVTGAILAEVAFSFIGIGIKVPDVSLGVLINQATSQVQTFPWMFWVPLVAMFLLTGSLAMMNDGLRDAFDPSSSSVGSAKGTNTNKTAKKNK, from the coding sequence ATGACCAACCTGAACGCGATCGACCCCGCCGCCGTCGCGGAGGAAGCAAAGATCGAGAACGGCGGCGTGGTGATCGCCAAGTCCGCGATCATCCTGCGGCGCTTCCTTCGGAACAGGACAGCCGTGGCCGGCCTGGTCATTTTCCTCGCCCTGACGGTCCTCTCCTTCGTGGGCGGCTTCCTCTCCACCTGGGACAAGGAAACCATCGACCCCCTCAACATCGCCATGCCGCCGTCCGCGGACCACCCGCTGGGAACGTCCCAGGCCGGCATCGACCTCTATGCACTCATGGTGGAGGGCATGCGGGTTTCCATCCTCATCGGCCTGGTAGTCGGCCTGGTCTCGGTGCTGATCGCCGCCGTCTATGGCTGCACCATGGCCTACTTCGGCGGCAAAGTGGACAAGGTCATGCTGTTTGTCCTGGAAGCCCTCATCATGATGCCTGCACTGCTGGTTGTGGCAGTGGCCACCAGCGGCGGTGGCAACGGCCTGCGGGAGAACCTCCCCAGCTGGCTCCTGCTGGTCATTGTGCTCCTGGTCTTCAGCTGGATGGGCACTGCCCGCCTGATCCGCTCCCTCTCGATGTCGCTCATGCAGCGCGACTTCGTCAAGGCCGCCCAGTACATGGGCATTCCCGCCCGCCGGATTGTCTGGCGGCACCTGGTCCCCAACATCGGCTCCCTGCTGGTTCTGGACATCACCCGCGGCGTCACGGGCGCCATCCTGGCCGAGGTCGCGTTCTCGTTCATCGGCATCGGGATCAAGGTCCCGGACGTTAGCCTGGGCGTCCTGATCAACCAGGCCACCTCCCAGGTCCAGACCTTCCCCTGGATGTTCTGGGTTCCGCTGGTGGCCATGTTCCTGCTGACGGGGTCCCTGGCCATGATGAACGACGGCCTGCGTGACGCGTTCGACCCCAGTTCCAGTTCCGTTGGCAGCGCCAAGGGGACTAACACGAACAAGACCGCAAAGAAGAACAAATGA
- a CDS encoding ABC transporter permease, protein MFRYLAKRAATYVLMIFLTTTAGYFLAVSTLQPALLEQERIPKPTPEQVANSFRLKGLDPTLNPWERYVDWLTAIVTRWDWGRSPNGALINAEFGDRVWISTRLFLASIILTLIIGVALGVYTAARQYKFQDRVITSYSYLVYIVPAPIAYFLVQLGAININETVGERILFVTGISTPGLEGDGWVQFVDMLAHYAVPTFAITIVGWGTYQIAQRQYLLDNVNADFVRTARAKGLTRNQAITRHALRVSFIPVAQSIAFTIPAIFAGGFFAEKIFAWHGVGSWSIDAIALQDVNAATATLAYGSVIFAIGAILADFATTLVDPRVRVQ, encoded by the coding sequence ATGTTCCGGTACCTCGCCAAGCGGGCAGCCACCTACGTGCTCATGATCTTCCTGACTACGACGGCGGGGTACTTCCTTGCGGTCAGCACCCTCCAGCCGGCGCTGCTGGAGCAGGAACGGATCCCGAAGCCGACACCCGAGCAGGTGGCCAACTCCTTCAGGCTCAAGGGCCTGGACCCGACGCTCAACCCCTGGGAACGCTACGTTGACTGGCTCACGGCCATCGTTACGCGCTGGGACTGGGGCCGAAGCCCCAACGGCGCCCTCATCAACGCTGAATTCGGTGACAGGGTGTGGATCTCCACCCGGCTCTTCCTCGCCTCCATCATCCTGACCCTGATCATCGGCGTCGCACTGGGCGTCTACACCGCGGCCCGGCAGTACAAGTTCCAGGACCGGGTCATCACGTCCTACAGCTACCTTGTGTACATAGTGCCCGCGCCGATCGCCTACTTCCTGGTCCAGCTGGGGGCCATCAACATCAACGAAACGGTGGGCGAACGGATCCTGTTCGTCACCGGCATCTCCACCCCGGGGCTTGAAGGCGACGGCTGGGTCCAGTTCGTGGACATGCTGGCCCACTATGCGGTACCTACCTTCGCCATCACCATCGTGGGCTGGGGCACCTACCAGATCGCGCAGCGCCAGTACCTCCTGGACAACGTCAACGCCGACTTTGTCCGGACGGCCCGCGCCAAGGGCCTCACCCGCAACCAGGCCATCACCCGCCACGCCCTGCGGGTCTCGTTTATCCCGGTGGCGCAAAGCATCGCGTTCACCATCCCGGCCATCTTCGCCGGCGGCTTCTTTGCCGAAAAGATTTTCGCCTGGCACGGGGTGGGCTCCTGGTCCATCGACGCCATCGCCCTCCAGGACGTGAACGCGGCCACCGCCACCCTGGCCTACGGCTCCGTGATCTTCGCGATCGGGGCCATCCTCGCCGACTTTGCCACCACCCTCGTCGACCCCAGAGTACGGGTGCAGTAG
- a CDS encoding TetR/AcrR family transcriptional regulator, with protein MSLIPIRSGSPLGGETERSDAARNRELLLRAARELIEECGADGLTMGRLAERAGVGKGTVFRRFGSRAGLMMTLLSDSEAAFQGRFMFGPPPLGPGAPPLERLVAFGAERIAFVLEFGELARAADSSAYNRFDVPAAVLWHRHIEMLLRAAGVTADPWLMAMSLSSTLDPERLLHAVRVHRVAPERLAESWRELVTRVVSCGSGDAHGAGEE; from the coding sequence GTGAGCCTCATCCCAATCCGGTCCGGATCGCCACTCGGCGGGGAAACGGAACGCAGCGACGCCGCCCGCAACCGGGAGCTGCTGCTCAGGGCTGCCCGCGAACTCATCGAGGAATGCGGGGCGGACGGCCTCACCATGGGCAGGCTGGCCGAACGGGCGGGTGTGGGCAAGGGCACGGTCTTCCGGCGGTTCGGTTCCCGGGCGGGGCTCATGATGACGCTGCTGAGTGACTCCGAAGCCGCCTTCCAGGGCCGCTTCATGTTCGGGCCACCGCCGCTGGGTCCCGGCGCCCCACCCTTGGAGCGGCTTGTCGCCTTCGGGGCGGAGCGGATCGCCTTCGTCCTGGAGTTCGGAGAACTGGCCCGGGCCGCAGACTCCTCTGCCTACAACCGCTTCGACGTGCCGGCCGCAGTGCTCTGGCACCGGCACATCGAAATGCTCCTGCGCGCTGCCGGCGTCACCGCCGACCCCTGGCTTATGGCCATGTCGCTCAGTTCAACCCTGGACCCGGAGCGGCTGCTCCACGCAGTGCGCGTTCATCGCGTGGCCCCGGAGCGGCTCGCTGAATCCTGGCGGGAACTGGTCACCCGCGTGGTCAGCTGCGGCTCCGGTGATGCCCACGGGGCGGGCGAGGAGTAG
- a CDS encoding NAD(P)H-dependent oxidoreductase, translating to MSKSTVLTLVGSLRAESTNHKLAEAIQLNAPEQVEVVIHDSLGNIPFYNEDIDVEGKIPAAAAALRAAANEADALLLVTPEHNGTVPASLKNAIDWLSRPFGAGALSGKPTAVVGTAFGQYGGVWAQDEARKAVGIAGARVLEDVKLAVPGSMVRFAEVHPKDDAEVVEQIKGIFAVLATARTAAEAA from the coding sequence ATGTCCAAGAGCACCGTACTCACACTGGTCGGCAGCCTGCGCGCCGAATCCACCAACCACAAACTCGCCGAGGCCATCCAGCTGAACGCACCGGAGCAGGTTGAAGTTGTTATCCACGACAGCCTGGGAAACATCCCGTTCTACAACGAGGACATCGACGTCGAGGGCAAGATTCCGGCCGCCGCAGCTGCCCTGCGCGCCGCCGCCAACGAGGCCGACGCGTTGCTCCTGGTCACCCCCGAGCACAACGGGACCGTTCCGGCGTCGCTCAAGAACGCCATCGACTGGCTGTCCCGCCCCTTCGGCGCCGGTGCCCTCAGCGGCAAGCCGACCGCCGTCGTTGGCACCGCCTTCGGCCAGTACGGCGGCGTCTGGGCCCAGGACGAAGCCCGCAAGGCCGTCGGCATTGCCGGCGCCCGCGTCCTTGAAGACGTCAAGCTGGCCGTCCCCGGCTCAATGGTCCGTTTCGCCGAAGTCCACCCCAAGGACGACGCCGAGGTTGTTGAGCAGATCAAGGGAATTTTTGCCGTCCTGGCCACCGCCCGGACCGCTGCCGAAGCAGCCTGA
- a CDS encoding isocitrate lyase/phosphoenolpyruvate mutase family protein — protein MTTQSRPVPLADAFHALHAAAAPLVLVNVWDVASARLVQEAGAAALATSSSALSWSCGYPDGNQLPRELAMEALQRIAASTDLPVTADIETGYAGLDGAFTDGELAKTVRKVLAAGAVGVNFEDSGGQPLTGVEEQARRIAVVRRTAEEAGVNLFINARTDTYLSGNFPDSAYQETLRRADAYLAAGANGIFVPGVQDLHVLHDLSHRIDAPLNALASLGAPSVGELHDAGVRRISIGGNTAKAAYATVFRVAQDVLGDGNWSELAGARSHEAMDELFRRPNGG, from the coding sequence ATGACTACGCAGAGCCGACCCGTACCCCTGGCTGACGCCTTCCACGCACTCCATGCGGCCGCCGCGCCGCTGGTCCTGGTGAACGTCTGGGATGTTGCGTCCGCCCGCCTGGTCCAGGAAGCAGGGGCGGCGGCGCTTGCCACGTCCAGTTCAGCCCTGTCCTGGAGCTGCGGCTATCCGGACGGCAACCAGCTGCCGCGGGAACTCGCCATGGAGGCGCTCCAGCGGATTGCGGCCTCGACGGACCTGCCCGTCACCGCCGACATCGAAACGGGCTACGCCGGCCTCGACGGCGCCTTCACTGATGGCGAGCTGGCCAAAACTGTCCGGAAGGTTCTCGCCGCCGGGGCAGTCGGCGTGAATTTTGAGGACTCCGGCGGGCAGCCTCTGACCGGGGTCGAGGAGCAGGCGCGCCGCATCGCCGTAGTCCGGCGCACAGCGGAGGAGGCCGGCGTCAATCTGTTCATCAACGCGCGGACGGATACATACCTGTCGGGAAACTTTCCCGATTCCGCGTACCAGGAGACCCTGCGCCGCGCGGACGCTTATCTGGCCGCGGGTGCCAACGGGATTTTCGTGCCCGGCGTGCAGGACCTGCACGTGCTCCACGACCTGTCCCACCGGATTGACGCGCCGCTGAATGCCCTCGCCAGCCTGGGCGCGCCCTCCGTGGGGGAACTGCACGACGCCGGCGTCCGGCGGATCAGCATCGGCGGCAACACCGCCAAAGCAGCTTATGCGACGGTCTTCCGGGTGGCCCAGGACGTGCTGGGGGACGGCAACTGGTCCGAACTGGCCGGCGCCCGCAGCCACGAGGCCATGGATGAACTGTTCCGGCGGCCTAACGGAGGCTGA
- a CDS encoding PLP-dependent aminotransferase family protein encodes MTHETLDAAAEVLPAEAIDAIERAATSAHRHDELFSERAANIKQSAVRDVFDISLRPGLVSLAGGSPYLQSLPLERLGQTAAKIIADQGMTALQYGSGQGTEELRTQICEVMAAEGILDADPRNVVITAGSQSAQDVATKVFCDPGDVVLVEDPTYVGALNTFEAYQVEVAAVPMDGHGLVPDLLEARIAALQTAGKNIKFLYTIPNFNNPSGITMAEERRQEIVNICRNANILVLEDNPYGLLRFNGKPLAPLRAANPDDVIYMGSFSKIFAPGLRIGWALVPAHLQRRYYLASEAVTLCPSTLNQMLVSAYLRDYDWKGQIETYRGLYSERCQAMLAALEQYMPEGLSWTRPEGGFFVWVTLPEGVDTYPLLRKAIDAGVVFIPGAAFTHADGPSNKLRLAFSAVPPETIAEGVRRLAPVLQDAIAALEPGAL; translated from the coding sequence GTGACCCACGAAACACTTGATGCCGCGGCGGAAGTCCTGCCGGCCGAAGCCATTGACGCAATCGAACGCGCGGCAACGTCCGCCCACCGCCACGATGAACTCTTCTCGGAGCGCGCAGCCAACATCAAGCAGTCCGCCGTCCGCGATGTCTTCGACATCTCCCTGCGTCCGGGCCTCGTGTCCCTGGCCGGCGGCAGCCCGTACCTGCAGTCCCTGCCGCTGGAACGGCTCGGCCAGACGGCAGCGAAGATCATCGCCGACCAGGGCATGACCGCCCTGCAGTACGGCAGCGGCCAGGGTACGGAAGAGCTCCGCACGCAGATCTGCGAGGTGATGGCGGCCGAGGGCATCCTCGACGCCGACCCCCGGAACGTGGTGATCACCGCCGGCTCGCAGTCTGCCCAGGACGTGGCCACCAAGGTGTTCTGCGATCCCGGCGACGTTGTCCTCGTGGAGGACCCCACGTACGTCGGCGCCCTCAACACGTTCGAGGCCTACCAGGTGGAAGTGGCCGCCGTTCCCATGGACGGGCACGGCCTGGTTCCGGACCTCCTGGAGGCGCGGATCGCCGCCCTGCAGACAGCGGGCAAGAACATCAAGTTCCTGTATACGATCCCCAACTTCAACAACCCCTCCGGCATCACCATGGCCGAAGAGCGCCGGCAGGAAATCGTCAACATATGCCGCAATGCGAATATTCTGGTGCTGGAGGACAATCCATACGGCCTGCTCCGCTTCAACGGCAAGCCTTTGGCTCCGCTGCGGGCGGCAAACCCCGATGACGTCATCTACATGGGCTCCTTCTCCAAGATCTTCGCACCGGGCCTGAGGATCGGCTGGGCGCTGGTGCCCGCGCACCTGCAGCGCCGGTACTACCTGGCCTCCGAGGCTGTCACGTTGTGCCCGTCCACCCTCAACCAGATGCTGGTATCCGCCTACCTGCGGGACTACGACTGGAAGGGGCAGATCGAGACGTACCGCGGACTGTACTCCGAGCGGTGCCAGGCCATGCTTGCCGCGCTGGAGCAGTACATGCCGGAGGGGCTGAGCTGGACGCGGCCCGAGGGCGGCTTCTTCGTCTGGGTGACGCTCCCCGAGGGCGTCGACACCTATCCATTGCTGCGCAAGGCAATAGATGCCGGCGTGGTGTTCATCCCGGGTGCGGCCTTTACGCATGCCGATGGGCCGTCCAACAAGCTGCGCCTCGCATTCAGCGCCGTTCCGCCGGAGACAATTGCCGAAGGTGTACGGCGGCTCGCCCCGGTGCTGCAGGATGCCATCGCCGCACTGGAGCCGGGGGCGCTGTAG